In Microvenator marinus, one genomic interval encodes:
- the scpB gene encoding SMC-Scp complex subunit ScpB produces MIRAQLEAVFFAADEPLSRESLHKIFDTVDHEVLERTISQMKLDFSGSERGVHLIEVAGGLQLRTNPDFKDVVLRLFDAKPVKLSRAALETLAIVAYRQPVTRASIDEIRGVDSAGVVKKLSELELIAVVGKMDDIGRPNLYGTTPRFLEFFGLSALTDLPTLDEFNVDFEILGDIFGIEELAQEEE; encoded by the coding sequence ATGATTCGTGCCCAACTCGAAGCCGTTTTCTTTGCCGCTGATGAACCTTTAAGTCGCGAGAGCCTTCACAAGATTTTCGACACGGTTGACCACGAAGTCTTGGAGCGGACTATTTCTCAGATGAAACTCGATTTCTCGGGCTCCGAGCGCGGTGTACATCTGATTGAAGTGGCCGGTGGCCTACAGTTGAGAACGAATCCGGACTTCAAAGACGTGGTTTTGCGCCTTTTTGATGCAAAACCTGTGAAACTATCACGTGCAGCACTTGAAACCCTCGCGATTGTAGCGTACCGACAGCCCGTGACTCGGGCGAGCATTGATGAGATTCGTGGCGTTGATTCTGCGGGTGTGGTCAAGAAGCTCAGTGAGTTGGAATTGATTGCCGTAGTCGGGAAAATGGACGACATCGGGCGGCCAAATCTATACGGCACCACCCCGAGATTTTTGGAGTTTTTTGGGCTCAGCGCGCTCACAGACCTTCCAACACTCGATGAATTTAACGTAGATTTTGAGATTCTTGGCGATATCTTCGGGATTGAAGAACTGGCACAAGAAGAGGAGTAG
- a CDS encoding pseudouridine synthase yields MAEMRIQKFLSQAGVSSRRHAEELIAAGKVKVNNKVVTELGTKIDPSKDKIEVEGRIVDAPADLVYLLVNKPQGYITTLDDPEGRPIITDLLPEGMPRVWPVGRLDWDSDGAVLMTNDGELTNLLTHPSHEIEKTYGVKVMAIVEEEDPALIKLRQGVEIEEGIVTAPAVVKVGRSTEKNTWLEFRIKEGRNRQIRKMCEAVGLRVSRLRRVAIGPLTLAGVPSGHFRALDFEEVRSLYNAVGERPPEAAEASKRAKKREEKSRKYGKPKARKVGGRSGATKKEAPPVTGRTKKK; encoded by the coding sequence ATGGCTGAAATGCGAATTCAAAAATTCTTGTCCCAAGCCGGCGTCTCAAGCCGTCGGCACGCCGAAGAACTGATTGCGGCTGGCAAAGTAAAGGTCAACAATAAGGTGGTTACTGAGCTCGGTACCAAGATCGACCCCTCCAAAGACAAAATCGAGGTCGAGGGCCGGATTGTGGATGCCCCGGCAGACCTGGTTTACCTCCTCGTGAACAAGCCCCAGGGCTACATCACAACCTTGGATGACCCAGAAGGCCGCCCCATCATTACAGACCTGCTGCCTGAGGGGATGCCTCGTGTTTGGCCGGTAGGCCGCCTCGACTGGGATTCGGACGGCGCCGTACTCATGACCAATGACGGTGAGCTCACGAACCTCTTGACCCACCCGAGCCACGAAATCGAAAAGACCTATGGCGTCAAGGTCATGGCGATTGTGGAAGAAGAAGACCCGGCACTCATCAAGCTGCGTCAGGGTGTGGAGATTGAGGAAGGCATTGTCACAGCTCCGGCTGTGGTCAAGGTGGGCCGCTCAACGGAGAAAAACACCTGGCTCGAGTTCAGAATTAAAGAAGGTCGAAACCGCCAGATCCGCAAGATGTGTGAGGCCGTTGGGTTGCGCGTAAGCCGACTTCGCCGCGTGGCGATTGGCCCGCTGACACTTGCGGGCGTGCCATCTGGCCATTTCCGCGCGCTCGACTTCGAGGAAGTCCGCTCGCTCTACAATGCCGTTGGAGAGCGTCCGCCCGAAGCAGCCGAAGCCTCTAAACGCGCGAAGAAGCGCGAGGAGAAGTCGCGGAAGTACGGGAAGCCGAAGGCGAGAAAGGTTGGAGGACGCAGCGGAGCTACCAAGAAGGAAGCCCCTCCTGTGACCGGCCGAACCAAGAAGAAGTAA